From the genome of Toxoplasma gondii ME49 chromosome XII, whole genome shotgun sequence:
ATTCCCGAGGATCTGCGGGTTGAAACGGAATGTCCGAGCGAGGAAAGTGCGTTTTATTCTGCAACATCGGGTCTGCCGTATGCGGAGAACGCTGCAGCACCGTGGCTAGGCCAAACTACGTACCCTTTGGAATACAATGAGGTAAGACCACTGATTCGGTGATTTGTtccagcgaagcagaaggcaaGCAAGTGCGGGGAAGTGGGAGTTTGAAGGGCCACAACACAAAGAAACCCGCGACGGTCATCTTGTCTCCATTTGCGGGGATCAGTTAATGAGGTTGAAATGGTCAAAATCCCGGTGACACAAGACACGAGGAAGATCACGGAAGGGCTTTTTCGGTGGCCTCGCCGATGTTCGCCAGTGTCTCCACGAGGTGCCCTTTTTCGCATTGTTCCCTTTTCAAACGCCTCTCTACGGTGTTCGCGGTGGGTTATCATCATGTCATCAACGACAAATACGTGTCGCAAAGGGGAGAGATTTGCTCTGGAGGGCAATGCTCAGGCGAAAGGATGTGCGTTGCTTCTCCACACGTTGTAGGTCTGAGGCGTCAAGAAATTGTAGCGAGATCCCGAGTAGCTTGTTTGCCTGCCCACTCGTTCTTCTTAACTTCAGCACTAGAAAGACAAAAAAGCCAACAAAACTGTGACAGGACCCGCCACATCAGCAAGTGATTATAATACATTGCATTTTACCGCCACATGAGAGGAAGCCTGGAGGTGAATGATTGCTATCAGCGGCAACAGGAACAAAAACTATGGCGTGTCGGTGTCGTACGATTCCTCTCCGCGCCCGGGCGGAGACGCCTTTTTCCACGCCGATGCGTTCCTTCTGCGACGTCTCCATTTCTGCACGTTGTGGCTAGAGGCGCATAATCCCCACGCGTCGTTGTCAAAATCGATTTCAAAGGACAGGGCATGCTACAATAATAAGTGGCTGTCTTTCTATCAGTGCCTTTTGTAGAGGCCTTTCCCCgttgtgtcttctccgttcctcgaCCTAAGCCTTAGAATGATGGATAAACTATCTAGAAGTTTCTGTTGTGGCTCAACACTGTTTTGCGCTCTCACTTGTCCACTTAAAATTATGCTTGTGCGacctcgtttcctcgtccCCCCGGATGCGTGCCTTTTTTCACTGACATGCCAGACACCAATTACAATCGCCGACCTGGTTCTCgattcttcgtcctctgctccttgttcctcctcttcatctccctcctcttcctcttcttcatctgcatcttcttcctcctcttcctcgtctgtctcttcgccttcttttcctccctccCGCAGCTTTCCTTGCGAAGTTTCTGGGCATCCCAATCTCTTcagttcttttctccgttgtctctctcaagAGTTCGTCGACCTCATTTCGGCACTTGTGGAAGATTACGCCTGGATCCCTTTCGAAGTTGACTTTCCCCTGCTTGGCTTGGACTCCGAAAAactcgagtttctctctaGTATGGAGTacctctcctcgtcctggGGGAGACTCGCATGCTCTCCTGAGGCCTTGAGACGGCTGATTCACGAGCCGACCGGcaagctgtctctctccttcggtcTCCAGAACGAAATGGTGGCTTGTCCCCCCCCGGAAGTTTCTGTTTCACGCGTTCGCGACGAACCGGAAGATCTGGGCCAGTGTCCTTCCGTTGGGGCTTCCACAGATCCGGCAGCGGCCGATACATGTCCGAAATATCATCGTAGCGGCCACGGAGAGACTGCGCAACTTTGCTTGGTCTGTGATCAAAAGGGAAATCGTGAGACGCTCACGGGAGCACGACCTGCATttcacacagaaaaaaagacaagccAGCCCCCGGGGGTGTTTGTCTCGCCTAAGCAGTGCTATGAAGGAGGTTATTCAACTGAAAAGCAGTCTCCAGACACAGCAGCAGAACCGGTGTTCTATTCTCCAACTCGCTGGCCGTCGCCGACTCCTCCGTGTATAGCGAGTTCTGCGGATGATATCTGCAAAACAGACTGCGCAGAACGGGACACTCCACACCGAAAAATCgcaaaaaagggagaaacagaaacagttCTAGGAGAACCAAAGACACCGAGCAACGGCCACAGGCTTAGCTCGTGGCAAAACCCACCACGTGTCCAACAGCGCATGTCGGGCGCAGTGACAGCGCTAGAATACCTCCCAAGAGAAGAGCCTCAAGATAACAGAGGAAATGGCAGGGCCTCAACGGAGCGCCAAATTGAATCTCGAAGGATCCATGCAGGGACTGACAGGTGCAATTCACTTCCTGACCCCTCGCACGCAGGAAAATCCGACGAATGTGCAGCCCAAGAGTCGAGTGCTAGTGAGGATCGTCCTGAAGAACGTTACAACGCTTTTTTTACTGAGGTGGGTGAACCGGGAGACTTCGCAGATGACGGCAACGGGGACAGGggaaaggaagcgaacagTCATTTTGCAGCTGTTGCTTCAAGCGAAGgagcagcgacgagagtggagaacgagacagacCGCACGGATGGCGTTGAACCTCCAGAATGTGAGAACGGAGGTGGTCAGCAAACTGAAGGGAGTTCGGGAGactctgaagagagacagcgcgaaTCCGCAGCTCTTTGCGTGACTGAGCGCCCAAAGACGATTCCTGTCAGTGCTCTATTCGATATCCATGTGGCCGAATTCTGCCGAGGATATCGGCACGCAGGAGCCTTTGGCTACCATAACTTTAAAAAGGCGTCAGAAGAAAGTTTCAGTTTCTGGGAAGAATTCGTTAAGGAAAAGGGGCGACAGCGGGTCTGGTCCGATTCAGAAGAATCTGTAAATGATCGTGGTGTCTCACCTCACCTGCCTCACTCTGCCAAAAGCAAAACCGCTGAAAGTGCCAGTGAAACGGTGTACCACCGCACATTTGATCAGTGCGGAGTAACTGCCACCCACTCCCTGACCGGCAGTTACACCCAGCCCGTTAGTGGCAATAAAACGAGAAGCCGCAGGAGCGGGAATTCCGGTGTTGGGAGACCTCGCCCTGCAGTTTCTTCGGCGCCTAATGAAGTTTGTCCCCCAATTTCCATGTGTCTGCGTAAGAGTGCCACGGCATTTGAAGGGAGAAGCTCTTTGGACACGCACGcgcgaaaggaaaagaaaaactggAGATACCGCTGTGGAGGCATACCGGGTCTGCAAGCCTTGGGTGCAACTTGGGAAGAGTACACTGCTAGCAGGCAGTGGAtgtttcgcttctgctcgtctctgGGACTGCCAGAAGAACTGGTGTACATCTCTGTTCAACTGATGCACTTTCTCCTGGAGAAGTGGGCGGACTGGCAACCGTCGCCGCGCGTCATTCTTCCCCAGTTCCTGGCTAAACATGAAACCCCGATTCTTCCAAGAGATACTCACCAAGGATACCCGCACCGTGACCACCTGTGTTCTACAAATACGTCGTGCACTGGCTCTGTCGATGATACGTCTGGCAGCAGTTCTCATTCCAGTTGTTTCGCTTCGTCGTTAACGTCTTCAAGGGACAAGGAAAGGATGGTTCTACGGCTTCTCTggggtgtctctccagctgaACAGGAAAACTCCGAGAACGGTGACTCTCCCAGGCTGCCAGCCAGCAGTCAGAAAACGCCGAGTTCTCGAGAAACAAGAACTGACAGTGGTTCCACGGCTTTGCGGTCAAGTGGATGTGTGTTGAAGGCGAGTGAAAGAATGAAAACAGAGCATGACATGCAATTTCCGTAtcccttgtctcctctcatTCGTCTAGCGTGTGTTTGCATTGCGATTGCCTACAAACAACTCGAGATCGTACCCCATCTGGACTGCGCAGGTGTCGTGGTTCAAGCCATCGTGTTTACGGAAACCGAGGAGATCGAAGcaaggaaagaacgagaaaacgcCGCAGACATGTCCCTTTACTTCccaaaaggagaggagggatATGAGGCGTTCACACGAGTAACGCAAGGACAAGGCGATGGTTATCGACTTCGGGATTTACACGAATCACCAGAAGATGACTTGGCCATGCTGTCACGATGTCAGGAAACGAACGCGGATGATAAAAAAGCCCATCGCATTTCAGAGAGACTCGCAAGAAACGATTCCTGTTTGTCTTTTCACATGCACCATCCCGTCAGCGAAGCTTTTTACGAAGAATGCGACACCCCCAgtttcgcctctgtctctcacaCTCAAAAAAACGATATGCGCGGCTGTTTTCGGCGTTCAATACTTGCACACCCTGTAGATCTGTCGGCCGGTTGCTGTGCATGCTGCCAGTACCAGACAgagagtttcttctccgaggaagacagcactccgtcgtcctctccttgttccctctctcgcttttcgtcctcgtcgtcggTGGGGTCTCCTCggtcctctctttcctctgcctctcatTCACTCCCCTCCAACGGGACCAATGTTCCTGAAAAGAGGAGCGACTCTGACGGCTGCGCTACAGAGAAGCCTCAGCATGGAGCAcacgagacgaggaaaggtCTCCCTACTTCCGAGGGGAGACGCCTTTTAGAGAAATGCCAAACAGGGGCGTTGCCTCGCTTGGAGAAACCTGCGCAGCCCCCTggcgcctccgtctcctACCGCCCCTGGCCGCCGACAGGCTGGCTGGAACTGTACGCGTGGAGCTGCATAGAACAGGACAACCTGCTGACCCACGCGaattcctttcttttccttcagtGGCTCTTGGGTGCTTGCAAGCTGTACCGGAGACGCTACGGTGCTGCTTGGCTTCCGGAGGAGTCTGAGGATGAgcaggagaacgaggaagaaacagaagcaaaTGCCGCACCAACTGACGACGAAGAACACGCCTTGAGTGATGAACACGGAATGGGGACGGAGAAGGCAGGAAGAAAACTTGACACACGGAGCTCATGCAACGAGGGCGACGCAGATTTCGTACTTTTCGGTCGCAGCAAAGAAAGGAGCAGCAACGAAGCTGtccgaagaaacgaggagaaatcAACAATTACGACATTCAGTGAAGAATCGCCAGCTGCCGCTTCCCATGGGGAGGACGACGTGCTGTCTCGGTCGTCTGAGGGTGAAGAGCCACAGAAACACAAACTTTTTAACAAGCCTCAAGACAATATTCAACCCGTTCAACAGCGCGGCTCTGAAGACGAATTTCGAAATCCGGAAACTACAATAAGCGTCGCTTCCCCGGAAAACGGTTGTTCAACCGCGAACATCCAGTGCGACAGGTTTCACGAGCACTCAACTGCAAACAAGTCGGTCTCTTCACCTACCCTGCTGCGATGttcgtcgctttctgcttccGTTTCGTCCTGTCCttgtcgtccttcttcccctctgtcAGTTGGCACGTTCGCTGATGGACCGCCTGCTTCCCTTTTGCTTCTGCCTCCCTGTCCGCCCTCCGCCAGTCTACCCGTGTATCTGCTGCAGCTTTGTCTATCGTCACCAGacgccgcgtttctctccattgCGCCCGTCGTCCAAGCGGCTTGCGttgttcgcttcctccttctgGCTTACCAATTGGCGGACAAGCACATGCACCTTTTAAACGCCATTCTCGGGCCTCGAGTCGCCGCGCGAGTTGCACAGGCGACGAAAATCATGAAGCGAGTACTCCTGTCTGCGGTGTATAGAGACTCGCTGTGGCGGTGGCGCCTGCCTGCGTCTGTGGTGCATGCTTTGTTGCGAAACATGGCCGATCCGACGTGCTGCGAAAGATGCATCCGAGCAGGCAGAAATAGCGGAAAGCGCTTGAGGCAAAGCACAGGGAAGACAGACAGGGATGGCCGCAAAGGCGGAAGGGAAAAGGACGGCACAAGgcccgcttcctctccttgctcGTCGGATTCCCTGCCAAGAAGGGCCGTTGAAGAAAACGGCGAACACTACATAGGAAAAGAtcaacgaagagagagagcccctttccgtttcgcttcctcgggGGCATCTCACGGCGAACGAAAGCGACTGGGCGCGGTGAAAGTTGGCCAGAGGGAAGAAGTGACAAGAATGGGGAGTGACatgaggagagagatggaaaTTGAGCATTtgaagacgaaacaggaaGGCACAGCAACTATTAACAGGAAAAATTTTTCTGGACGGACGGCGGGAAGATTTCAAAGACTCGTGAGACGGGAACATTCGCCAGCGAACTGTTCAGCAATCTTGAGACAGGAACGAAGGCAGACTAGTTGCGAAACAGGTATTTCGCCCATTCGCAACTCATATCGTCCTTTTCCGTCGTCTACGTCttcagaaacagagacagatcACAGAAACCAGGATGACGTACAACCACTAGTAGGACTAACATCATCCTCTATGTCTCAAGCTCCAGCAGAGGCAaaggggaggaaagagaaacgcggatgGGCTACTCGTGGAACCAACTCGATGCTGTCGTCCTTTTCATCTTCTGCTGATATCAGAGAGGTAGTCTGGGGGGGCAGGAAAACGAACTTTTCTCCCGAGCGAAGGACATATATTTCGTCCACGTTATCGTCATCATCtggtgaagacgaagaggaaaccgagacgCCGTTCCGTCGCGGGCAACGGAGAGCCAGATgtccctctttttcctcgattTCCTCTGCAGACACTGCACAAATAGAGAAAGGAAATCGTTTTCAGGGGACGCAGAGCCTAACAATATCTCCCCACTGTCGATGGAGTGTCGCAGCTCTTCTGTGCCCCCACGGGAAGTCGCGCTGGGATCTCGCCTGCCCAGAGTGTCACTTGTCACCTTCTGCCAGCATTCACCGACACTTTGCGCAGAAGTCAACGAAAGAGGGTGACGAGAACTCTGAGAATTTGGAACAGAAACCTGGGAGTGTACGGATACTAAAAACAAGTTGGGAAGGCTCGCTTAGAACAGAAATCGGCAAGACAGAATGGCAAGAAGCCCAGGAGAAAGGCACTAGGGATTCTGAAACGCTCGGCTGCGCCGAAGGACTATCTCTTGCCACAAAGACAGGGCTaaaggcgggagaggaagttagaggaagaaagagaagaatcgaGCGCATTTCTGGAGAACGTGATCTGTCTCTACTGCCACCGTGTccaagcgagagagacaaacaggaCGGAGGGGGCAATTGCCTTTTAAAACCACAGACAAAACGACTCCGGAGATGGGACGTGACAGCAGCACAACTTCTGCATCACGCAAAGGCGGACGAACAATGAAAAATCAAGGAAAGCAAGTTCTGGAGGCTGTGCGGGCATTCCCATGGAATGACGATCAGATGGACACCGCTTTGTTCGTCTCCATTGATATGTCCCTATGCGCATCATTCTTCGGATACGCGTTCTATTGAGGAACGTGTACGAAACGGACACAAAGAAAGCGAGGGATGCACGGCTGACAGATTTCACTGATTCaatgcatatacatgcatatattcaCGTGGACCTTGTCCGCTGCGAGTCCAACCCGACGCCACGCACAAACGACAGTCCGCCATCAGTTGTGATAGAACCGGTTGAAATCAAAAAGAAGCAGCAACGCTAATCGTTTGACCTTGACAGCCTTTGACAAAAGCGTAAAAGACATCATTCTGCGTAGATTTCCGTACGGTGGAAGGCCAAACCTTCCTGCGTCTCGTGGAATATATCTGATTAGATTCATCAACGTGCGCAGTGCTTGGGCAAATTACAAAAGTGGGTGCAAGAATACCTTGTCCTACCTTGAAATGTCGACATTTTAAGCCTGATGAACTCGGCTTTTCCTGCATTTCTCCATGcgcacatatatgcatatttcAATGAATAATTTCAATTACCCTCCGTATCTAGGAACGCGATTTCCCAGACGCTTCGTGCTGGTCTTGTATGGGAAAGGCTGCCTCGCATGGTGTTGATCCTCCTCCGGCACGTAGAACAGCTTTTCTGTGacttcctcctttcttgtctcggcatgtcccttctttcttcactgtTGGGATGCcatgaagagagaagcctcTTCAGTCACGCAGCTCTTTCCTGTTGTATCTGATTTCCATTCCGATTGCCAGTTCTTCGTCACAaatatgtgcatgcgcacaccaatgcgtgtgtgtgtgtgtgtgtgtgttctttGCCATTTTCAAGCAAAAGTTCcctgtctttgtctcttgcttttttctgttctctgctctctgtcgGTTCCGTGTAGGCCTCTGCGTATCAGCAAATGAGTCTTCAACAACCGCCTCAGAACGGGTATGAGGCATATTCTTACTGGGACCCGTCAGCCGCCGGCGTAATGCAGAACTTCTACTACGGTACTGGCGGCGCCCAGTTTCTCCCCAGTACGGGTGCTGCTTCCTATTATGTTACAGCTGCTTCAACAGCCGCTTCTATTCCGTCTACAACATCAAGAAACTCAGTGTGAAAatcaaagaaaagggatgGGCGCGTACCAGACGTGTACACACCCTTGCCGGGATGCAGACAGCCTTCTTctgaaaaggcagaaaaaaagccaGCATCTCCCGCTTCGCGTGTGTCACCGTTCGATGGTCAGGGGAGAAGACGTTGTGAGTATACTGGGaggggaaaaaggagagggcCAGAGTCATCACTTCAAAAAGGCACGGCGTGCGTCCTAAGAAGGTTTTCTTCCAAACGTCGTGAAGGCCGTTGCGTGAATCGACGAAAGAGGAGCAAAGTGGCAGAAATACGCGGAAAAGCATCTGGAGAGAATCAAGGACATGTGCATCAACTGAAAGGACGAAGCTTTAATACCTATGTGCAAATGAATAAATACGTAAGACCATTGTATAGCTAGCCGAAAAACACGTTATGCCTCTCTGAGTGGAGAACAACGACCGTGtctgcatacatgtatattcCTAGATGTGATCCTGACCGTGGCTGGCCTTTCCCGGGCTGTTTGCATGGCGAAAGCTGATGAGACTGGAGAACTGTGTGTGTACTTGCATTAAGTATAAACGTCTCAATAGATCCGTGAGTCTTGACCCTTGAAATCAGTCAAAAACCGACTGATGATTCCAGCATTCCCGCTTTAACTACACCAGGAACCGTTGTTCGACCAGATTCCAATTCTCCAGAGAGCGACACCAACAAGGAGTTGACAATGGCAAGAGGGAGGTAGAGTAGCAATAGAGATATAGAatgacgaagagagaaccaGGCGTTGCCACTTCAGCATGTAATgagaacagcgagaggcatgatgtggagagacgggaagagacagctgcgAACGATCTCCGATCATCGACAGTGCGAAACAAACACATCCACACCGATATGGCGACAGACGAGGGGAAAAAAGAACTCGACTGCGACGAATGATTGCGGTTTCCTGCcgcacagacgaagaggcggtGCGGCTGGCAGTTCACCAGCATTTCTCCCTTTGTGACTTTCAGTagtcgaagagagagaatctTGTAACTGACGTTTCTCAGCGGAAAGGAGGGCAAAGACCTTGGTACTTTCCTGTCTGGGAAACTCGAAGTCAAGTTTGTATCGGTTGGGATTTACTGAAGCGAAATTTCGTCTGCTGAGCAAATGGTTTTCTTGCGTGGACATCCACCATGACGCCTCAATGTAAACGGATCCAGAGTTTGGAGGGAGTGCGACAGTTGCGGGAGTTTGTGACTAGTTGAGGCTTTGCTTCTGCATTCTGGAGACCCAAGAGTTTGCACTACGGAGCAGATCTCTCTGTCACGAAGGATAGTTTCTCGTCACTGAGGGATGTGTACAAGTCGTGTGCAGGCAACGTTACGGAATCGCATCGCGCAGCAGGATCATGTTCTGCGTCTAATATGTCCTTGGGAAGACATCTTAACATTTAACTCGGTGAATCCTCTACTACGAGACGTCGTAAGGACCGGCAACGCATTTTCTTAGGACGCAGGTCTTGCCCCAGTTGTGCGAATATACTGCATGTTTCTTGCAGTTTGCCAAGCACACACTCCGGCAGACGCTGCATCCTACACAGTTCGAACGAAAATGCTACTCATATATCTTGAGCTTCACATGCACAACTTTCTGTATTTCTACACTTCGGCGTCTGGGGAAACAAACGAGTAGCAGGCATTCAACGCCTCTGTCAGTGGTGTAATGCTTCGACATCCAGCGTGGTATCGGGCGCATAAGTGTATACCATCAGCGCTGTCTTCCACGTCCTCTCTCAATTCTTGTAAGGAGAAAATTCGTAACGGCGAAGAGGGAAATTTTCGTGTTGCACTGAGCGTTCACCACGCGTTCGCGACGGTTAACAGCCCCTGGCTCGATTCAAATCTCCACCGATCCGGATTCCAGAGGACCCTGGAGACACGTATGCCTCGTGCTTTTTTATATGATGTGGCACTCTGACAGTTAAAACCAATGAACACACGGATGTGGAGTGCTACTCTACGCGAAAGGATGACGCACTACGTCGTCTCAAATCTTTTCCTCACCATTGCACCGTTAGTAAACTTTCGTGTGTGCATACATGGCGGATGTGACAGCACACAAGATAAGAGGGGTTCGAGCTCGTCAAAAGAGACGACTTTAACGAACATTTACTGTTCGATATACAGGGAAGATGCCATTTTGCTGTTGCTTCTTACACTGACCGTTTTCCCTGCGATGACAAGAATGCTGCGGTTTCGAGTGGAGATCTAACACCGCTTCTTGCATGCAATGCTGcggcgttttttcttctgcctctcgctcgcGGTTGCGCGCCGTCCGCCGCAACGACCGGGTCAAGACGTTCCTATGAAAACACTGTTTTTCCGGTGTCTTAGCGCGAGCAAGCTTCTCAAGATCATCTTACCCTATCTTTCTGGTTCCTCCGCAGAAAGCATTCGAATCCTGTCCGGCATTTTCCTTCCTCCGGACGCAGTGTGCGTCTGCTGACAGACCACAGGCTGTGCCTGGGGGTCGGCGAACTTTGAGAGGCCTTaacgctgtctcctgcggcTCTGCTTGTTCcggttctctttctcctcgcgaAGCAGCGGCTTCAGCGGGGAGTTGTCGAATAAGGGGATTCTGAACTGGTTCGACTTGTGTTTCCGTCAGTCCGCAGTTTTCCGGTAAAGTCATCACAGACCGAGAGTCACACCACGTAGTGGGGCTTGACCGGGCAGTGTGTGCTGTAGTGAGCCTTCGCTGCCTCGGCTGCCAGGCTCACGTTGTTTGAATCAGAGAGAAGCCTTTGTCGATACAGGGCCGCTGCATCTGTTCCTCGAATCCACGTTTACGTGTGCATTTGTTTGCCCGCCGGTTTCGATTCGGGGGGGAGTCCGCCGCAGCCGAGAGGCAACCTCGCGAGTCGTCCTGTTGGACGGTGCATTTTGTGGACACGCACTCAACTTGCGTCAGCGGAACGTGGAGCAATTTATGTGTGTTGGGTTAAAATCCTTCACCTTTCCTAGAAATTCATAAAAGAGTGCCAAGGGGCAGCCCCAATTTCAGCGGTTTCGCAAAAATCCCTGAGGTCCGCCTCGCTGTGGAAACTGAACGTCGGTCGTTGAACGCGCATTGGAAAGTGCTGACATTCCCTGTGGGTGTTCTTCCTCCACACCCTGTCGTCTTTTGGGATTTTCACGTCTCTTCCTGCAAATAAGCCGTCACACGACTTCTGCTGGGTTCTCGCCCTCGCGTTGATGCGTCTTCCTGCAGCGGTGTGACCGGAAGAACGCACGAATACATCACAAGGAACTTGCGTACCTGCCTCCGCACAGATGCCGTCCCCAATGACGGTAAGAACAATGCAGAAACCACGTCTAACGGGtagaggaaggcgacagaggatGATTCGTTCCAGAGCGTTCTGGATTTACCGTATACGCCTATTGCACACCTGCACTTACCATATACACGTAATGCGCACCTGTCTACTTGCTCCTGTATGTATgaaaatatatatgtatatatcctGCTCGAGGATTGTCCCACGGTGCTCTGGACGGTTTCACGAAGCGAATTGATTGATTCACATTGATATCCAGGACGGATACGTTGACTGTTTACGCAGCCACTTTGCATCTTTGCGGAAAAGTCTGTTTTGGGGTTGCAAACACATGTGGCAGAGTCGCGTATTTGGCGTGCCGGTTCGAATGTCATTGAGTGGCGGTGCAGTTGGAAAAATCGAAGAACTTCTGGCCAACGCCTTCGCGGCGAAATGCGTGATCATTCGGAGGCCGAACACGGTTTCGCTTGATCTCGGTGCACAGCTGAGCCTGCCTGGATGCGTTGTGTTGGCTTTTGCAAGGTATCTGAGAAGTGCTTCAAGGACATCGCAGTCGACCTCGCCTTTGCAAGCCAAACCCGCGTTGTTCGGATCGGAAACGCGCTCTGTAAATAGGCGTCAGCCACGATGCCGAGAGAAATAGACGCTAACGCAGTGGCGCTCTTTGGATTGCGGTCCAAAGCGCCCTGCGTCAAAAGCAAAAGACCGCGACCCTATAATGAGGTCCGTCCACCTTCCCCGGGTGCTCCGTAGCACGCTAGCGAAAGATTGATTGTTTGATTCTTCAGCATCCTTGTTTCGCGGTCGGCAGGCATTGATCTCGACTCTGCCCTCTATGTGCACATCTCATCCCGCTAGAACAGTCACCCCGGCCTAGCCGCATCCACATTCGCCACTGGGACACGCGTCCGATGGGAATAAGCAGCGTTTGAATGCGGAACATACCCACAGAAATTTGATGGAAAAACCGAGTTCTGCAAAGGAATGACTGTGCGTGtgcttgtgtgtgtgtaccCTGATTCGTCAGACCAGAGGTGCGGGAGAGTGCGCGACGGGGTATACTCGCCAGTTTAATCTGGAAGCGTTCCGCTATCTCGAATGCTTCCATTTGAAACGCA
Proteins encoded in this window:
- a CDS encoding hypothetical protein (encoded by transcript TGME49_246760); protein product: MFVGSALANSQARDPVATTDWEAAAKFYSAVRQNVVQTSSENGSNEDALAPNAKNAPNVGLKHEEGNHTVGAQNACFPLREKRRKSSSDGSYVSSAGADVGVKSAAGPTDTECAANAGDRHAPTGEEESARGVQSHEHDEDMISALLKRVDQHPHDYEASQQLVTALSHTDRLDDYESALERILSEFPLLFGYWKKLGKFHIEKRRSWPDAERVLERACEFVGHNPMIWVAYLEWMKEACSLTKEATRVTMDKAVDAAGLHWKAWPMWQAVLDFDENEYKEACGRLALSVQQQPGDGEPQEEPNDPAEILRREELKMHATRRRENAIQRLRLVYHRLHSTPLESLDLAWERFKSLLGKDETSSASGKSNAGLLDAGLVDEEACKSLEITDLLTDGEMRQLYLYLVEQKHLTSGKCVDAETSATQNAQEQQKVETMDREQIKNAMASFTSQHAVDEAGWAVREKLFAETALQAAARQVFEKGVHRWFWHPDPLTPQRLQAWRDYLDFEDQHGTPERRAMLRERCLEVCASYLEFWQRFAQQLIRENKPEKALKLLHRGAYTVMKRRRDIAFAYAMTAERLEKFEEATQAYNRLLEPPLSPVYLKYYMGWISFQRRRGEIDRVLQLYDEGLVRFGGQEQCCELLYLQKANFILYVQGNVSQSVNCLSKALTALPKSVCLLQLFIRFLQIKHKGDPEKMFSSASPYFTEALKNAEMTAWNKWQVWKMYVRFLEAYAPTVAQIQDAKAEAFAFLRANRTDFVHLAPKAFRLRIPEDLRVETECPSEESAFYSATSGLPYAENAAAPWLGQTTYPLEYNETPITIADLVLDSSSSAPCSSSSSPSSSSSSSASSSSSSSSVSSPSFPPSRSFPCEVSGHPNLFSSFLRCLSQEFVDLISALVEDYAWIPFEVDFPLLGLDSEKLEFLSSMEYLSSSWGRLACSPEALRRLIHEPTGKLSLSFGLQNEMVACPPPEVSVSRVRDEPEDLGQCPSVGASTDPAAADTCPKYHRSGHGETAQLCLVCDQKGNRETLTGARPAFHTEKKTSQPPGVFVSPKQCYEGGYSTEKQSPDTAAEPVFYSPTRWPSPTPPCIASSADDICKTDCAERDTPHRKIAKKGETETVLGEPKTPSNGHRLSSWQNPPRVQQRMSGAVTALEYLPREEPQDNRGNGRASTERQIESRRIHAGTDRCNSLPDPSHAGKSDECAAQESSASEDRPEERYNAFFTEVGEPGDFADDGNGDRGKEANSHFAAVASSEGAATRVENETDRTDGVEPPECENGGGQQTEGSSGDSEERQRESAALCVTERPKTIPVSALFDIHVAEFCRGYRHAGAFGYHNFKKASEESFSFWEEFVKEKGRQRVWSDSEESVNDRGVSPHLPHSAKSKTAESASETVYHRTFDQCGVTATHSLTGSYTQPVSGNKTRSRRSGNSGVGRPRPAVSSAPNEVCPPISMCLRKSATAFEGRSSLDTHARKEKKNWRYRCGGIPGLQALGATWEEYTASRQWMFRFCSSLGLPEELVYISVQLMHFLLEKWADWQPSPRVILPQFLAKHETPILPRDTHQGYPHRDHLCSTNTSCTGSVDDTSGSSSHSSCFASSLTSSRDKERMVLRLLWGVSPAEQENSENGDSPRLPASSQKTPSSRETRTDSGSTALRSSGCVLKASERMKTEHDMQFPYPLSPLIRLACVCIAIAYKQLEIVPHLDCAGVVVQAIVFTETEEIEARKERENAADMSLYFPKGEEGYEAFTRVTQGQGDGYRLRDLHESPEDDLAMLSRCQETNADDKKAHRISERLARNDSCLSFHMHHPVSEAFYEECDTPSFASVSHTQKNDMRGCFRRSILAHPVDLSAGCCACCQYQTESFFSEEDSTPSSSPCSLSRFSSSSSVGSPRSSLSSASHSLPSNGTNVPEKRSDSDGCATEKPQHGAHETRKGLPTSEGRRLLEKCQTGALPRLEKPAQPPGASVSYRPWPPTGWLELYAWSCIEQDNLLTHANSFLFLQWLLGACKLYRRRYGAAWLPEESEDEQENEEETEANAAPTDDEEHALSDEHGMGTEKAGRKLDTRSSCNEGDADFVLFGRSKERSSNEAVRRNEEKSTITTFSEESPAAASHGEDDVLSRSSEGEEPQKHKLFNKPQDNIQPVQQRGSEDEFRNPETTISVASPENGCSTANIQCDRFHEHSTANKSVSSPTLLRCSSLSASVSSCPCRPSSPLSVGTFADGPPASLLLLPPCPPSASLPVYLLQLCLSSPDAAFLSIAPVVQAACVVRFLLLAYQLADKHMHLLNAILGPRVAARVAQATKIMKRVLLSAVYRDSLWRWRLPASVVHALLRNMADPTCCERCIRAGRNSGKRLRQSTGKTDRDGRKGGREKDGTRPASSPCSSDSLPRRAVEENGEHYIGKDQRRERAPFRFASSGASHGERKRLGAVKVGQREEVTRMGSDMRREMEIEHLKTKQEGTATINRKNFSGRTAGRFQRLVRREHSPANCSAILRQERRQTSCETGISPIRNSYRPFPSSTSSETETDHRNQDDVQPLVGLTSSSMSQAPAEAKGRKEKRGWATRGTNSMLSSFSSSADIREVVWGGRKTNFSPERRTYISSTLSSSSGEDEEETETPFRRGQRRARCPSFSSISSADTAQIEKGNRFQGTQSLTISPHCRWSVAALLCPHGKSRWDLACPECHLSPSASIHRHFAQKSTKEGDENSENLEQKPGSVRILKTSWEGSLRTEIGKTEWQEAQEKGTRDSETLGCAEGLSLATKTGLKAGEEVRGRKRRIERISGERDLSLLPPCPSERDKQDGGGNCLLKPQTKRLRRWDVTAAQLLHHAKADEQ
- a CDS encoding hypothetical protein (encoded by transcript TGME49_246763) codes for the protein MPRQERRKSQKSCSTCRRRINTMRGSLSHTRPARSVWEIAFLDTEEEIEEKEGHLALRCPRRNGVSVSSSSSPDDDDNVDEIYVLRSGEKFVFLPPQTTSLISAEDEKDDSIELVPRVAHPRFSFLPFASAGA